A stretch of the Nitrospinota bacterium genome encodes the following:
- a CDS encoding glycosyltransferase family 39 protein, producing MTTPASRRYALWSAALVTGFALFRMAMMGLTGLGDSESYYWAWSRKLALSYYDHPPMVAWLISLSTSIGGDSAFMTRLPSLVLFIGICWLMYRLVMDIFGDARIAFYSLLVFNLIPMFGIGALQMVPDIPAAFLYILFVIVARRLLVDNGPAWLWYALGVILGAGLVSKYFAILLLPSMMVLVAAVPAYRHWYLRPQPYIMGLIALAVFSPVICWNYANHWPSFKFHLVERHHWAGFSWNNFGRLVGGQGLYVTPLYFIGLLWGCVKGVKRAIGGDARYATLAAFSIPTLLFFYAVTVWTDEAEPHWPAFGYLTAIVMTVSLGFEGMEKWTGRARAWAKGWFWAATAMACAAFAAFYIHVFHPILPIKAKYDITNEILGWDKVGPEISALYEKIKREEGGEPFALAHHWVLCSQMMFATKNKIPVACINERTDQFDFWDDEKTLAGRTAIIVTDLRFEEPPEELYRLTDVKKVKQIPIERGGEVTRLFTIWTGKDYNGSKKWAPLK from the coding sequence ATGACAACGCCGGCAAGCAGGCGTTACGCCTTGTGGAGCGCCGCGTTGGTGACCGGATTCGCCCTGTTCCGCATGGCCATGATGGGGCTTACGGGCCTTGGCGACTCTGAAAGCTATTACTGGGCCTGGTCGCGCAAGCTCGCCTTGAGTTATTACGACCATCCTCCCATGGTGGCGTGGCTGATCAGCCTGTCCACCTCCATCGGCGGCGATTCTGCCTTCATGACCCGCCTGCCGTCGCTCGTCCTGTTCATAGGCATCTGCTGGCTGATGTACCGGCTGGTGATGGACATTTTCGGCGATGCTCGAATCGCTTTCTATTCACTGCTGGTGTTCAACCTCATCCCCATGTTCGGGATCGGCGCGCTCCAGATGGTGCCGGACATCCCCGCGGCGTTTCTGTACATACTGTTTGTGATAGTGGCGCGCCGGCTGCTTGTGGACAATGGCCCGGCGTGGCTGTGGTATGCGCTGGGGGTGATCCTGGGCGCGGGGCTTGTGAGCAAATATTTCGCCATCCTGCTGCTCCCTTCGATGATGGTCCTTGTGGCGGCGGTCCCGGCTTACAGGCATTGGTATCTAAGGCCCCAGCCGTACATCATGGGGCTTATCGCGCTGGCGGTGTTCTCGCCTGTGATCTGCTGGAACTATGCAAACCATTGGCCCAGCTTCAAGTTCCACCTGGTGGAGAGGCATCATTGGGCCGGTTTTTCATGGAACAACTTCGGCAGGCTTGTGGGCGGACAAGGATTGTATGTCACACCCCTGTATTTTATCGGGCTCCTGTGGGGATGCGTAAAAGGGGTTAAGCGCGCGATTGGCGGGGACGCGCGTTACGCCACGCTGGCGGCGTTTTCCATTCCCACGCTTCTTTTCTTCTATGCAGTGACCGTGTGGACGGACGAAGCGGAGCCGCACTGGCCAGCCTTCGGATACCTTACGGCGATTGTGATGACAGTGTCGCTGGGGTTCGAAGGGATGGAAAAATGGACTGGCAGGGCCAGAGCGTGGGCCAAAGGCTGGTTCTGGGCCGCCACGGCCATGGCTTGCGCCGCTTTCGCCGCGTTTTACATACATGTGTTCCATCCCATCCTGCCGATCAAGGCGAAATATGACATAACAAACGAGATCCTCGGGTGGGACAAGGTTGGGCCGGAAATATCGGCCCTGTACGAAAAGATCAAGCGCGAGGAGGGGGGGGAACCTTTCGCTCTGGCGCATCACTGGGTGCTCTGTTCGCAGATGATGTTCGCGACGAAAAATAAAATCCCGGTGGCGTGCATAAACGAGAGGACGGACCAGTTCGATTTCTGGGACGACGAAAAGACATTGGCCGGGCGCACGGCGATTATAGTCACCGATTTGAGGTTCGAAGAACCGCCGGAGGAGCTTTACAGGCTCACGGATGTGAAGAAGGTAAAGCAAATCCCCATCGAAAGGGGAGGGGAGGTCACCCGGCTTTTCACGATATGGACCGGGAAGGACTATAACGGGTCGAAAAAGTGGGCGCCGCTAAAGTGA
- a CDS encoding LpxI family protein, with the protein MKHKPAGLIAGKGELPAIFAREAVCAGREVVAVVFDQAAAELLAPIVSSVNLMGLGQAGKVISTFKKSGVTEITMLGKVDKRVLYKNPKFDLKALSIMRSLDLKNDDAVMNAITGALEKEGFTVVSQTEFLKHHMPGAGLLAGRAPLEAQRADITFGMKMARGIAAMDIGQTVVVKDGAVLAVEAIEGTDEAIERGARIAGEGAVVCKVAKPDQDERFDVPAVGVTTVETMGRFKASVLAVEAGKTLVVDMPAMEQVCSRYGISFVAV; encoded by the coding sequence ATGAAACATAAACCCGCCGGACTGATCGCCGGGAAGGGGGAGCTTCCCGCAATATTCGCAAGGGAAGCTGTCTGCGCAGGGCGCGAGGTGGTGGCGGTGGTGTTCGACCAGGCGGCCGCCGAACTGCTTGCGCCGATTGTCTCCAGCGTCAACCTGATGGGGCTGGGTCAGGCGGGCAAAGTGATCTCCACGTTCAAAAAGAGCGGAGTCACCGAGATCACCATGCTCGGCAAGGTGGACAAGCGTGTGCTTTACAAAAATCCTAAATTCGACCTTAAGGCTTTGTCCATAATGAGAAGCCTGGACCTGAAAAACGACGACGCGGTGATGAACGCCATAACCGGCGCCCTTGAAAAAGAGGGTTTCACGGTGGTCAGCCAGACCGAATTCCTCAAACACCACATGCCCGGAGCCGGGCTTCTGGCCGGCCGGGCCCCGTTGGAGGCGCAGAGGGCGGACATAACTTTCGGCATGAAAATGGCCAGGGGCATAGCCGCGATGGACATCGGGCAGACGGTGGTGGTGAAGGACGGGGCCGTTCTCGCCGTTGAGGCCATCGAGGGGACGGACGAGGCCATCGAAAGAGGCGCACGGATCGCCGGAGAAGGAGCGGTGGTGTGCAAGGTGGCAAAGCCGGACCAGGACGAGAGGTTCGACGTGCCTGCAGTGGGCGTTACCACCGTGGAAACTATGGGGCGGTTCAAGGCATCCGTTCTGGCGGTGGAGGCGGGCAAGACGCTGGTGGTGGACATGCCCGCGATGGAGCAGGTCTGTTCGCGGTACGGCATATCGTTCGTGGCGGTCTGA
- a CDS encoding Gfo/Idh/MocA family oxidoreductase has protein sequence MSAKEKNSRVINAGVIGAGRMGQYHVGVYSELPGVELAGVVDIDGAKAAEIARRFNTESYTDFTSLFGKVDVVSIAVPTVQHYTIAKACLQAGINCLVEKPICSDLAQAAELFDIADKKGVALHVGHVERFNGAVQELMKVAHDPIFIESRRMGPFDPRMKDDGVILDLLIHDLDIILNLVNSPIAELNVIGSSVFSDNEDVVNVQMRFENGCMANMLASRVSQEKIRSLAVTQEKEYIYLDYTHQDIVVHRRASSQHQLSRQELRYAQESLVEKIFVHKDNPLKLELAHLIDCAANGADRRISVENELLSLKVALMALDKLKLVRKSLAPAV, from the coding sequence ATGAGCGCGAAAGAGAAGAACAGCCGCGTCATCAACGCCGGGGTCATCGGCGCCGGGAGGATGGGGCAGTATCATGTGGGCGTATATTCGGAGCTTCCAGGGGTGGAGCTTGCCGGCGTGGTGGACATAGACGGGGCCAAGGCGGCGGAAATAGCGCGCAGGTTCAATACTGAAAGCTACACCGATTTCACATCCCTTTTCGGCAAGGTGGACGTGGTCTCCATCGCCGTGCCAACGGTCCAGCATTACACCATAGCAAAGGCATGCCTGCAGGCGGGGATAAACTGCCTGGTGGAAAAGCCCATCTGCAGCGACCTTGCCCAGGCGGCGGAGCTTTTCGACATCGCGGACAAAAAAGGGGTGGCGCTCCATGTGGGGCACGTGGAAAGGTTCAACGGCGCCGTGCAGGAGCTTATGAAAGTGGCGCATGATCCCATATTCATCGAGTCGCGCCGCATGGGCCCGTTCGATCCGAGAATGAAGGACGACGGGGTGATATTGGACCTGCTCATCCACGACCTGGACATAATATTGAACCTGGTCAACTCACCCATCGCCGAGCTTAACGTGATCGGCTCTTCGGTGTTCTCGGACAATGAGGACGTGGTCAACGTCCAGATGCGCTTTGAGAATGGCTGCATGGCCAACATGCTCGCCTCACGGGTGTCGCAGGAGAAAATCCGGTCGCTGGCGGTTACGCAGGAGAAAGAGTACATCTACCTGGACTATACCCACCAGGACATCGTGGTGCACCGCCGCGCGTCGTCGCAGCACCAGCTTTCACGGCAGGAGCTGCGGTACGCCCAGGAGTCGCTGGTGGAGAAGATTTTCGTCCACAAGGACAATCCGCTCAAGCTGGAACTGGCGCATCTGATAGACTGCGCCGCCAACGGGGCGGACCGGCGCATATCGGTGGAAAACGAACTGCTGTCGCTGAAAGTCGCGCTTATGGCGCTCGACAAGTTGAAATTGGTCAGGAAGTCCCTAGCTCCCGCCGTCTGA
- a CDS encoding lipoprotein-releasing ABC transporter permease subunit, producing MSYEWFISLRYLKAKRKQTFISLITWISILGVAVGVTALIVVLAVMTGMQEDLKKKILGANSHIIITHVATGGISESKRIVDIARQTPGVAAVSPFVMNQVMLTSATRVSGVVIRGVDLSREIKSTDIGNYIKEGSLEPLATGIARKGMEMDDLGLPVEVTRHGIVIGSELARNLHVTLNDPITVVSPSGKITPGGAAPVSREFYVAGIFSAGMYEYDTSLALISLSQAQSLFGMGENVTGVEVKVDDIYKAPAIAEKIGETLGYPYVVRDWRQLNRNLFFALALEKAVIGIILALIVCVAAFNIVSTLIMVVMEKSRDIAILKAMGASKGSVMKVFFLEGMIIGVAGVLLGNIGGFTLCALLDRYQFIKLPKDVYNVDTLPVLIDYSDVGMISLAALFITALATIYPSWSASRLDPVEALRYE from the coding sequence ATGTCATACGAATGGTTCATCAGCCTTCGATACCTGAAGGCCAAGCGAAAACAGACGTTTATATCGCTTATCACATGGATATCCATCCTCGGCGTCGCCGTGGGGGTCACCGCGCTCATCGTCGTGCTGGCGGTGATGACCGGGATGCAGGAAGACCTGAAAAAGAAGATCCTCGGCGCAAACTCCCACATAATAATCACCCATGTGGCCACGGGGGGGATAAGCGAATCAAAGCGTATTGTGGACATCGCCAGACAGACCCCCGGGGTGGCCGCCGTGTCTCCTTTCGTGATGAACCAGGTGATGCTCACCTCCGCCACAAGGGTGTCCGGCGTGGTGATCCGGGGGGTGGACCTTTCGCGCGAAATCAAGTCCACAGACATCGGCAATTACATAAAGGAAGGGAGCCTGGAGCCGCTGGCCACAGGCATTGCTCGCAAGGGGATGGAGATGGACGACCTAGGCCTGCCGGTGGAGGTGACGCGGCATGGCATCGTGATCGGGTCCGAACTGGCGCGTAACCTCCATGTCACCCTGAACGATCCGATAACGGTGGTCAGCCCCTCCGGGAAGATCACCCCCGGCGGCGCGGCGCCTGTTTCACGGGAGTTTTACGTGGCGGGCATATTCAGCGCCGGGATGTATGAATACGACACGTCGCTGGCGCTCATCTCCCTTTCGCAGGCCCAGTCCCTTTTCGGGATGGGGGAAAACGTCACCGGGGTGGAGGTGAAGGTGGACGACATTTACAAGGCCCCCGCCATAGCCGAAAAGATCGGCGAGACGCTTGGCTATCCGTATGTGGTGCGGGACTGGCGCCAGTTGAACCGCAACCTGTTCTTCGCACTGGCGCTGGAGAAGGCGGTGATCGGGATTATCCTGGCGCTGATAGTCTGCGTGGCGGCGTTCAACATCGTCTCCACGCTGATAATGGTGGTGATGGAAAAATCGCGGGACATAGCGATCTTAAAGGCGATGGGCGCATCCAAGGGAAGTGTGATGAAGGTGTTTTTCCTGGAAGGGATGATAATCGGCGTGGCGGGGGTGCTGCTGGGGAACATCGGCGGATTTACCCTTTGCGCCCTGCTGGACAGGTACCAGTTCATAAAACTGCCGAAGGATGTCTATAACGTGGACACCCTCCCGGTGCTTATAGACTATTCGGACGTGGGGATGATATCGCTGGCCGCGCTTTTTATCACGGCGCTGGCCACCATATACCCTTCATGGAGCGCCTCGAGGCTCGATCCAGTGGAGGCGTTGCGCTATGAATAA
- a CDS encoding ABC transporter ATP-binding protein — protein sequence MEKKNVEEFVRVEGLRRHFFMGQSRIEVLNGVDLSVGAGEIVGVMGASGAGKSTLLHIMGALDKPSEGRVLYNGTDIFAMEERELASFRSRMVGFVFQFHHLLSEFTAEENVALAAMIAGANRRDAVNKAGELLEMVGLKARSGHRPGKLSGGEQQRVAIARALVNGPAMVLADEPTGNLDTATGDEVFGLVTKLNAERGQTFVIVTHNQSLAEKMGRVVRMKDGMVYNDSFVSQPEQ from the coding sequence ATGGAAAAGAAGAACGTGGAAGAATTCGTGAGGGTGGAGGGGCTTCGCCGCCACTTTTTCATGGGCCAAAGCCGGATTGAAGTTCTCAATGGGGTGGACCTTTCGGTGGGCGCCGGGGAGATCGTCGGAGTGATGGGCGCCTCCGGGGCGGGCAAAAGCACCCTTTTACATATCATGGGGGCGCTGGACAAGCCGTCGGAAGGGCGTGTGCTATACAACGGGACGGACATATTCGCCATGGAAGAGCGGGAACTGGCCTCCTTCCGGTCGCGCATGGTGGGTTTTGTTTTCCAGTTCCACCACCTGCTTTCGGAGTTCACCGCCGAGGAGAATGTGGCGTTGGCCGCCATGATCGCCGGGGCGAACAGGCGGGACGCGGTTAATAAAGCCGGGGAGTTGCTGGAGATGGTGGGGCTAAAGGCCCGCTCCGGCCACCGGCCCGGAAAACTTTCCGGCGGGGAGCAGCAGCGGGTGGCCATCGCCCGGGCGCTGGTCAACGGCCCGGCCATGGTGCTTGCCGACGAGCCCACCGGCAACCTGGACACCGCCACCGGCGACGAGGTCTTCGGGCTTGTCACGAAATTGAACGCCGAGCGCGGGCAGACATTCGTGATAGTCACGCATAATCAATCGCTTGCCGAAAAAATGGGGAGGGTTGTCAGAATGAAGGACGGCATGGTATATAATGACAGCTTTGTTTCACAACCAGAGCAGTGA
- a CDS encoding lipoate--protein ligase family protein encodes MTDLWRLILDPPCGGALNMAADSLLLKQAENGAPPALRLYGWSRPCVSIGYAQDIGDVDIENAGAVGADIVRRPTGGRAVLHHDELTYAVAIPSSSTLFGPLGDVYELAARAIRLAIESFGISVDSPAHHSAPGRNPCCFASRTRSEISVNGRKVVGSAQRRVKNAALQHGSIILSMDVTAYLSCLSWKNDAAKMKTAAGIGGLNDGREISIASDELAGEVVRAFEKLHRISFDKRPFSPQELSEIELSGEAFAAPDGVTGARSL; translated from the coding sequence ATGACCGATCTCTGGAGACTGATACTCGATCCGCCGTGTGGCGGCGCTTTGAACATGGCCGCCGACTCCCTGCTGTTAAAACAGGCGGAGAACGGCGCGCCCCCTGCGCTGCGGCTGTATGGATGGAGCCGCCCATGCGTGTCCATCGGGTACGCCCAGGACATTGGCGACGTGGACATTGAAAACGCCGGGGCCGTCGGCGCGGACATCGTCCGCAGGCCCACCGGCGGCAGGGCTGTGCTGCATCATGACGAACTGACCTACGCGGTGGCCATACCCTCATCAAGCACACTATTCGGCCCGCTGGGGGATGTGTACGAACTGGCGGCGCGCGCCATCCGGCTGGCGATAGAGTCGTTCGGTATCAGCGTTGACAGCCCCGCCCATCATTCCGCGCCGGGGCGCAATCCGTGCTGTTTCGCGTCCCGGACCAGAAGCGAGATTTCGGTGAATGGCCGGAAGGTTGTGGGAAGCGCCCAGCGCCGGGTGAAAAATGCGGCCCTCCAGCACGGCTCGATCATCCTTTCGATGGACGTTACGGCCTATCTTTCTTGCCTGAGCTGGAAAAACGATGCGGCAAAGATGAAGACGGCCGCCGGAATCGGCGGATTGAATGATGGCAGGGAAATCTCCATCGCCAGTGATGAACTGGCGGGGGAGGTTGTCCGCGCCTTTGAAAAACTGCACAGGATAAGTTTTGACAAGCGCCCGTTCTCACCGCAGGAACTAAGTGAAATAGAGTTGTCCGGCGAGGCGTTCGCGGCGCCGGATGGGGTCACCGGAGCGCGGTCACTTTAG
- a CDS encoding type II toxin-antitoxin system YoeB family toxin: MKIVYSPLFARQYKNLPENIKVIAEEKEVVFRSNPFDPRLKPHKLHGRLRDFWAFSLDRKHRIIFEFGEQGTVYFHSVGDHSIYK; the protein is encoded by the coding sequence GTGAAAATCGTCTATTCCCCGCTTTTTGCCCGTCAATATAAAAACCTGCCAGAAAATATCAAAGTTATCGCTGAGGAAAAGGAAGTTGTTTTCCGCTCCAATCCGTTTGACCCGCGGCTGAAACCCCACAAGCTGCACGGGCGTTTGCGGGATTTCTGGGCTTTTTCGCTCGACCGGAAACATCGCATTATTTTTGAATTTGGAGAGCAGGGAACGGTCTATTTTCATTCCGTAGGAGATCATTCAATTTACAAGTAA